A stretch of Vannielia litorea DNA encodes these proteins:
- the murA gene encoding UDP-N-acetylglucosamine 1-carboxyvinyltransferase — MDRIVVRGNGALNGDIPISGAKNACLTLMPATLLSEEPLTLTNAPRLSDIRTMTQLLQSLGCEVSALQEGKVLTMSSHDIHNHKADYDIVRKMRASILVLGPMLARDGHAVVSLPGGCAIGARPVDLHLKALEAMGAELDLRDGYVHAKAPGGRLKGATFEFPLVSVGATENAVLAAVLAKGTTVLKNAAREPEIVDLANCLIKMGAQIEGAETGTITIQGVDRLSGATHPVVTDRIELGTYMLAPAIAGGEVELLGGARELVGAFADKLEEADIEVTQTNRGLKVKRNNGRVRAVDVVTEPFPGFPTDLQAQMMALMCTAEGTSVLEEKIFENRFMHAPELMRMGAKIDVHGGHATVTGVDRLKGAPVMATDLRASVSLILAGLAAEGETVVSRVYHLDRGYEHVVRKLSGVGAHIERLHEGD; from the coding sequence ATGGATAGAATCGTGGTCCGGGGCAACGGCGCCCTGAATGGAGACATTCCGATCTCGGGCGCCAAGAACGCCTGCCTCACCCTGATGCCGGCCACGCTGCTGAGCGAGGAGCCGCTCACGCTCACCAATGCGCCGCGCCTCAGCGACATCCGCACCATGACCCAGCTGCTCCAATCGCTCGGCTGCGAGGTCTCCGCGCTGCAGGAGGGCAAGGTGCTGACCATGTCGTCGCATGACATCCACAACCACAAGGCCGATTACGACATCGTCCGCAAGATGCGCGCCTCGATCCTCGTGCTCGGGCCGATGCTGGCCCGCGACGGCCACGCCGTGGTGTCCCTGCCCGGCGGCTGCGCCATCGGCGCGCGGCCGGTCGACCTGCACCTCAAGGCGCTGGAGGCCATGGGCGCCGAGCTCGACCTGCGCGATGGCTACGTGCACGCCAAGGCCCCCGGCGGCCGCCTCAAGGGCGCGACCTTCGAGTTTCCGCTCGTCTCGGTCGGCGCGACCGAGAACGCCGTGCTTGCCGCCGTGCTCGCCAAGGGCACCACCGTCCTGAAGAACGCGGCCCGCGAGCCCGAGATCGTGGACCTGGCCAATTGCCTCATCAAGATGGGCGCCCAGATCGAGGGCGCCGAGACTGGCACCATCACCATCCAGGGGGTCGACCGGCTCTCCGGGGCCACCCATCCGGTGGTGACCGACCGGATCGAGCTGGGCACCTACATGCTGGCCCCCGCCATCGCCGGTGGCGAGGTGGAGCTGCTGGGCGGCGCGCGCGAGCTGGTGGGCGCCTTTGCCGACAAGCTAGAGGAGGCCGATATCGAGGTCACCCAGACAAACCGGGGCCTGAAGGTGAAGCGCAACAACGGCCGTGTCCGTGCCGTCGACGTGGTCACCGAGCCTTTCCCCGGCTTCCCGACCGATCTGCAGGCCCAGATGATGGCGCTGATGTGCACCGCCGAGGGCACCTCTGTGCTGGAAGAGAAGATCTTCGAGAACCGCTTCATGCACGCCCCCGAGCTGATGCGGATGGGCGCGAAGATCGACGTGCACGGCGGCCACGCCACGGTGACCGGGGTGGACAGGCTGAAGGGTGCGCCGGTCATGGCCACCGATCTGCGGGCCTCCGTCTCGCTCATCCTAGCTGGGCTGGCGGCGGAGGGCGAAACCGTGGTCAGCCGGGTTTATCACCTCGACCGCGGCTACGAGCATGTCGTGCGCAAGCTCTCCGGCGTCGGCGCCCACATCGAGCGCCTGCACGAGGGTGACTGA
- a CDS encoding DUF2948 family protein — MAEDAKFEDGLERPIYIAAMDEGSLPIVSALVQDAVFPITEMKYDKAQREFALLLNRFRWEDKARAEARGRPYERVQSVLRVGDVMKVASMGIDRSDPDTILSLLSVTWEEGEDGTGALILTLAGDGAIRLSVECLDLVLKDVTRPYIAPSRHAPEHPEG; from the coding sequence GTGGCTGAAGACGCCAAGTTCGAAGACGGGCTCGAGCGCCCGATCTACATCGCCGCGATGGACGAGGGCTCTCTGCCCATCGTCTCCGCGCTGGTGCAGGATGCCGTCTTTCCGATCACCGAGATGAAATACGACAAGGCACAACGCGAATTTGCCTTGCTGCTCAACCGCTTCCGCTGGGAAGACAAGGCCCGCGCCGAGGCGCGCGGGCGGCCCTACGAGCGGGTGCAGTCGGTTCTGCGGGTGGGCGACGTGATGAAGGTCGCGAGCATGGGGATCGACCGCTCCGATCCCGACACGATTCTGTCCCTGCTTTCCGTGACTTGGGAGGAGGGGGAGGATGGCACCGGCGCACTCATCCTGACGCTGGCGGGCGATGGCGCGATCCGGCTTTCGGTCGAGTGCCTCGACCTGGTCCTGAAGGACGTGACCCGCCCCTACATCGCTCCGTCGCGCCACGCGCCGGAACACCCGGAGGGGTGA
- a CDS encoding GNAT family N-acetyltransferase, with protein sequence MSLTVRRLVPAEAGAYRALRLEALRSCPEAFGTSLEEARAVPMLEQANRLQYNTNFGAFVDGALVGILTYVAEEGEKVGHRAWLMGVYVQPAHQGGGAARALLAAALAEAGADGIAQLELHVSEAAPRARAFYLREGFVEVGRSPRALRVDNRYLDELHMLRRLDALEGRAAGG encoded by the coding sequence GTGAGCCTCACCGTCCGCAGGCTGGTGCCCGCCGAGGCCGGAGCCTACCGCGCGCTGCGGCTCGAGGCGCTGCGGTCCTGCCCCGAGGCCTTTGGAACGAGCCTCGAGGAAGCCCGCGCCGTTCCCATGCTGGAGCAGGCCAACCGCTTGCAATACAACACGAATTTCGGCGCCTTCGTCGATGGCGCGCTGGTCGGCATCCTCACCTACGTCGCCGAGGAGGGCGAGAAGGTCGGCCACCGTGCCTGGCTCATGGGCGTCTATGTGCAGCCCGCCCACCAGGGTGGCGGTGCCGCCAGGGCGCTGCTGGCCGCCGCCCTCGCCGAGGCCGGGGCGGATGGCATCGCCCAGCTCGAGCTCCACGTCTCCGAGGCCGCGCCCCGGGCGCGTGCCTTCTATCTCCGCGAGGGCTTCGTCGAGGTCGGCCGCAGCCCCCGCGCGCTCCGCGTTGACAACCGTTATCTCGACGAACTGCACATGCTCCGCCGTCTCGATGCGCTTGAGGGCCGTGCGGCGGGCGGGTAA
- the hisD gene encoding histidinol dehydrogenase, with protein sequence MPVFLNTRDADFEAGFQALLNAKREDAPDVDDTVAGIISEVRRRGDEAVIELTEKFDRLSLTPETIAFSEAEIDELCARVPAAEAAALELAAERIRAYHVRQMPDDAMWTDPDGATLGWRWTPVSAAGLYVPGGLASYPSSVLMNAVPAQVAGVERLVIACPTPGGEANPLVLYAARLAGVETVYRIGGAQAVAALAYGTQTIAPVDKITGPGNAFVAAAKRRVFGKVGIDMIAGPSEILVIADADNDPDFLALDLLSQAEHDASAQSILITTDAAFGAAVARAVDTRLQTLERAGIAGDSWRDNGAVITVQSLDEAAELSDRIAPEHLELCVENPEALSERIRHAGAIFLGQWTPEAIGDYIGGPNHVLPTARSARFSSGLSVLDFLKRTTLARMTPDALRTIGPAAETLAKSESLQAHGLSVRARLDKLNR encoded by the coding sequence ATGCCCGTCTTTCTCAACACCCGCGACGCCGATTTCGAGGCCGGTTTCCAGGCCCTCCTGAACGCCAAGCGCGAGGATGCCCCCGATGTCGACGACACCGTCGCCGGGATCATCTCCGAGGTCCGCAGGCGGGGCGACGAGGCCGTCATCGAGCTGACCGAAAAGTTCGACCGCCTGAGCCTGACCCCTGAAACCATTGCCTTTTCCGAGGCCGAGATCGACGAGCTCTGCGCCCGCGTGCCCGCCGCCGAGGCCGCCGCCCTCGAGCTGGCGGCAGAGCGCATCCGCGCCTACCACGTCCGCCAGATGCCCGATGATGCCATGTGGACCGACCCCGACGGCGCCACGCTCGGCTGGCGCTGGACTCCGGTTTCCGCCGCTGGTCTCTATGTGCCGGGCGGCCTCGCCAGCTACCCCTCCTCGGTGCTGATGAACGCCGTCCCTGCCCAGGTCGCGGGCGTCGAACGCCTCGTCATCGCCTGCCCCACGCCGGGCGGCGAGGCCAACCCGCTGGTGCTCTACGCCGCCCGCCTGGCGGGCGTCGAAACCGTCTACCGGATCGGCGGGGCGCAGGCCGTGGCGGCCCTGGCCTACGGCACTCAAACCATCGCGCCCGTCGACAAGATCACTGGCCCGGGCAATGCCTTCGTGGCCGCAGCCAAGCGCCGCGTCTTCGGCAAGGTCGGGATCGACATGATCGCCGGCCCCTCCGAGATCCTGGTCATCGCCGACGCCGACAACGACCCCGATTTTCTCGCCCTCGACCTGCTCTCCCAGGCCGAGCACGACGCCTCCGCCCAGTCGATCCTGATCACCACCGACGCCGCTTTCGGCGCGGCCGTGGCCCGCGCCGTCGACACCCGCCTGCAAACCCTCGAGCGCGCAGGGATCGCCGGTGACAGCTGGCGCGACAACGGCGCCGTCATCACCGTGCAAAGCCTGGACGAGGCGGCAGAGCTCTCCGACCGCATCGCGCCCGAGCACCTCGAGCTCTGCGTCGAGAACCCCGAGGCGCTCTCCGAACGGATCCGCCACGCCGGGGCGATCTTCCTCGGCCAGTGGACCCCCGAGGCCATCGGCGATTACATCGGCGGCCCCAACCACGTGCTGCCCACCGCCCGCTCCGCCCGGTTTTCCTCCGGCCTCTCGGTGCTCGACTTCCTCAAGCGCACCACTCTGGCCAGGATGACCCCCGACGCCCTGCGCACCATCGGCCCGGCGGCGGAGACCCTCGCGAAATCAGAGAGTTTGCAGGCCCACGGCCTCTCTGTCCGCGCCCGACTCGACAAGCTGAACCGATGA